In Drosophila simulans strain w501 chromosome 3R, Prin_Dsim_3.1, whole genome shotgun sequence, a single window of DNA contains:
- the LOC6729441 gene encoding set1/Ash2 histone methyltransferase complex subunit ASH2 isoform X2: protein MCYRTLRGRKLKELSFGGQIGNTGRPADFGTVVFVSSISLPIRSPYLSPLPFARSFASIWQTALSKNNRQKRKFPGTDSGPTGKKGRPSSDITANVKLPPHGYPLEHPFNKDGYRYILAEPDPHAPFRQEFDESSDWAGKPIPGWLYRTLVPHSVLLALHDRAPQLKISEDRLAVTGERGYCMVRATHSVNRGCWYFEVTIEEMPDGAATRLGWGREYGNLQAPLGYDKFGYSWRSRKGTKFTESHGKHYSEAYVEGDTLGFLIELPEEASLDYLPNTFKDRPLVKFKSHLYYEDKDKITETLKNLHILQGSRIEFFKNGQSQGVAFEDIYAGSYFPAISIHKSATVSVNFGPAFKYPEVLVEHKAKGMHDRVEELITEQCLADTLYLTEHDGRLRLDNMGL, encoded by the exons ATGTGTTATCGAACGCTCAGGGGTAGAAAGCTAAAGGAATTATCTTTTGGCGGCCAAATTGGCAACACTGGTCGACCAGCTGATTTTGGCACAGTGGTTTTCGTGTCGTCTATTTCGCTGCCTATTCGCTCCCCCTATTTATCGCCGCTCCCTTTCGCACGCTCTTTCGCAAGTATTTGGCAGA CTGCCCTCTCCAAAAACAATCgacagaaaagaaaatttccTGGCACGGATTCGGGTCCCACGGGCAAGAAGGGTCGGCCCAGTTCCGATATTACGGCCAATGTAAAGCTCCCACCGCATGGTTATCCATTGGAGCACCCCTTCAACAAGGATGGCTATCGTTACATACTCGCCGAACCGGATCCACATGCTCCATTCCGTCAGGAGTTCGACGAGAGCTCCGATTGGGCAGGCAAGCCCATTCCTGGCTGGCTCTACCGCACCCTGGTGCCACATTCTGTGCTCCTGGCGCTGCACGATCGTGCCCCACAGCTGAAAATAAGCGAGGATCGGCTGGCGGTGACGGGCGAACGTGGTTACTGCATGGTCCGAGCCACACACT CTGTGAACCGGGGATGCTGGTACTTTGAGGTCACCATCGAAGAGATGCCCGACGGAGCTGCCACGCGACTTGGCTGGGGCAGGGAGTATGGAAACTTGCAGGCTCCGTTGGGGTACGACAAGTTCGGTTACTCCTGGAGATCTCGCAAAGGCACCAAGTTTACCGAGAGCCATGGCAAACACTACAGTGAGGCCTATGTGGAGGGCGATACATTGGGATTCCTCATAGAGCTGCCAGAGGAGGCGTCGCTCGACTATCTGCCCAACACATTTAAAGATCGG CCCCTGGTAAAGTTCAAGTCTCATCTGTACTACGAGGATAAGGACAAGATCACAGAAACCCTGAAGAATCTGCACATCCTGCAGGGCAGCCGCATCGAGTTCTTTAAGAACGGCCAATCGCAGGGTGTGGCATTCGAAGACATTTATGCCGGCAGCTATTTCCCGGCCATCTCGATCCACAAAAGTGCAACGGTCAGCGTAAACTTCGGACCCGCCTTCAAGTATCCCGAGGTGCTTGTCGAGCACAAAGCCAAGGGG ATGCACGATCGAGTGGAGGAGCTGATCACAGAGCAATGTTTAGCCGACACCCTCTACCTCACAGAACACGATGGACGTCTGCGCCTGGATAATATGGGTCTTTAG
- the LOC6729441 gene encoding set1/Ash2 histone methyltransferase complex subunit ASH2 isoform X3: MASSFTDEESALSKNNRQKRKFPGTDSGPTGKKGRPSSDITANVKLPPHGYPLEHPFNKDGYRYILAEPDPHAPFRQEFDESSDWAGKPIPGWLYRTLVPHSVLLALHDRAPQLKISEDRLAVTGERGYCMVRATHSVNRGCWYFEVTIEEMPDGAATRLGWGREYGNLQAPLGYDKFGYSWRSRKGTKFTESHGKHYSEAYVEGDTLGFLIELPEEASLDYLPNTFKDRPLVKFKSHLYYEDKDKITETLKNLHILQGSRIEFFKNGQSQGVAFEDIYAGSYFPAISIHKSATVSVNFGPAFKYPEVLVEHKAKGMHDRVEELITEQCLADTLYLTEHDGRLRLDNMGL; the protein is encoded by the exons ATGGCGTCATCGTTCACGGACGAGGAGT CTGCCCTCTCCAAAAACAATCgacagaaaagaaaatttccTGGCACGGATTCGGGTCCCACGGGCAAGAAGGGTCGGCCCAGTTCCGATATTACGGCCAATGTAAAGCTCCCACCGCATGGTTATCCATTGGAGCACCCCTTCAACAAGGATGGCTATCGTTACATACTCGCCGAACCGGATCCACATGCTCCATTCCGTCAGGAGTTCGACGAGAGCTCCGATTGGGCAGGCAAGCCCATTCCTGGCTGGCTCTACCGCACCCTGGTGCCACATTCTGTGCTCCTGGCGCTGCACGATCGTGCCCCACAGCTGAAAATAAGCGAGGATCGGCTGGCGGTGACGGGCGAACGTGGTTACTGCATGGTCCGAGCCACACACT CTGTGAACCGGGGATGCTGGTACTTTGAGGTCACCATCGAAGAGATGCCCGACGGAGCTGCCACGCGACTTGGCTGGGGCAGGGAGTATGGAAACTTGCAGGCTCCGTTGGGGTACGACAAGTTCGGTTACTCCTGGAGATCTCGCAAAGGCACCAAGTTTACCGAGAGCCATGGCAAACACTACAGTGAGGCCTATGTGGAGGGCGATACATTGGGATTCCTCATAGAGCTGCCAGAGGAGGCGTCGCTCGACTATCTGCCCAACACATTTAAAGATCGG CCCCTGGTAAAGTTCAAGTCTCATCTGTACTACGAGGATAAGGACAAGATCACAGAAACCCTGAAGAATCTGCACATCCTGCAGGGCAGCCGCATCGAGTTCTTTAAGAACGGCCAATCGCAGGGTGTGGCATTCGAAGACATTTATGCCGGCAGCTATTTCCCGGCCATCTCGATCCACAAAAGTGCAACGGTCAGCGTAAACTTCGGACCCGCCTTCAAGTATCCCGAGGTGCTTGTCGAGCACAAAGCCAAGGGG ATGCACGATCGAGTGGAGGAGCTGATCACAGAGCAATGTTTAGCCGACACCCTCTACCTCACAGAACACGATGGACGTCTGCGCCTGGATAATATGGGTCTTTAG
- the LOC6729442 gene encoding uncharacterized protein LOC6729442 yields the protein MSSDRRYYFGADLEDNEGAICKDNDNNNEQEADKDDPDDSEFLQDVPYSSSSIDRSSVGSIPWADDAIKKNLLDWERVERLMSGEDPLTELQEPELRNEIADWHRKFPSLLGRRTRMLRHHSFDSQTREDIDSISNLSLNSLDDDDDDEEAEDGFLTPKAEEPEQPQHRSYLRHSQKKLVDLLDRDLRVTSVSVRLLKRQRSQQNQPQLPISATIQSSARLRMPPILNVLDTNRRFRGLLNNRSFVQLTQVQQKEQLQHQNQAKSAVLPHQSHRSSAWHMPMAANRFFNNRNAVVLPSLNLGRHSRDLLATTTATSSQSNSSGGGGHNSHGQSNSSSNRSTLHPFGATSVSSNTPSTGRSISAAVHHPRSEFAPSSAFYIPYSASKFKAFK from the coding sequence GGTGCCATCTGCAaggacaacgacaacaacaacgaacaGGAAGCAGATAAGGACGATCCGGATGACTCGGAGTTCCTGCAGGATGTGCCCTACTCCTCGAGCAGCATTGACCGCAGCTCGGTGGGCTCCATTCCGTGGGCGGACGATGCCATCAAGAAGAACCTGCTGGACTGGGAGCGGGTGGAACGGCTGATGAGCGGCGAGGATCCCTTGACGGAGCTTCAGGAGCCCGAGTTGCGCAACGAGATCGCCGACTGGCACCGAAAGTTCCCCAGCCTGCTGGGCCGCCGGACTCGAATGCTGCGCCACCACAGCTTCGATAGTCAGACGCGGGAGGATATTGACTCGATTTCAAATCTCAGTCTGAACTCCCtagatgacgacgatgatgacgaggaggcggaggatgGATTTCTCACACCCAAGGCGGAAGAACCAGAACAGCCTCAGCACCGCTCCTATTTGCGTCACAGCCAGAAGAAACTGGTGGATCTACTGGACAGGGATCTGCGGGTCACGTCCGTTTCGGTTAGACTCCTCAAGCGACAGCGCAGCCAGCAGAACCAGCCCCAGCTGCCCATCTCGGCCACCATCCAATCCTCGGCACGTCTGCGCATGCCGCCCATTCTCAATGTGCTCGATACCAACCGGCGCTTTCGGGGATTGCTCAACAACCGCAGCTTCGTTCAGCTCACCCAGGtgcagcagaaggagcagctgcagcatcaGAACCAGGCCAAGTCCGCCGTGTTGCCACATCAAAGTCATCGATCGTCCGCCTGGCACATGCCCATGGCCGCCAATCGCTTTTTTAACAATAGGAACGCGGTAGTCCTGCCCTCGCTTAATCTGGGCAGGCACAGCAGGGATTTGCTGGCCACCACCACGGCCACTTCGAGCCAGAGCAACtccagcggcggcggcggacaCAACAGCCATGGCCAAAGCAACAGTTCCTCCAACCGCTCCACACTGCATCCATTTGGGGCGACCAGCGTTTCCAGCAACACACCATCCACGGGACGCTCCATCTCGGCGGCAGTTCATCATCCGCGATCCGAATTTGCGCCCAGCAGCGCCTTCTACATACCCTACAGTGCCTCGAAATTCAAAGCCTTCAAGTAA